Proteins encoded together in one Triticum dicoccoides isolate Atlit2015 ecotype Zavitan chromosome 7B, WEW_v2.0, whole genome shotgun sequence window:
- the LOC119337791 gene encoding putative U-box domain-containing protein 42 → MQRSEGQARKAALAESIAAISEVMSTMASADVGQEKFMDAGSRLQRVPPATLEVQRVQNSPTNVMHIAEYLAANVDLAKDLVARCSAVAQQLMDEDLQSITEDLENVIKNIGHELGRIPASAFGSNRCADAAAGTHLQVTANGQHPNDQRSCDGYSEGDMTIVVANDRPKRRALHDGDMPRLVDFLQGMYHESHEFGGQSFSSLPEVAEYVEPLYDSFFCPLTNKVMVDPVTTESGVTYDRRTIEEYFDSLTDDSEPVICPVTKIAMQSKTLRTNVPLKSTIAEWIMRNEATRIRIARTALSLARTEAMILEAIHELKLLARTRRKNREQMHKIGITKFLARLLEHKDALIRCDSLELLCLLVEDEPGKEIIAKTRAVSRTIKLLSSSSSDERHAAICFLLELSKSELLLENIGSTAGSILILITMKFNNSDDPITSEKAGEVLQNLEKCPKNIKYMAESGYLDPLQRHLVEGSEDVQMEMVGYLGELVQKQEMTINIAGSASEILIKMVHSGNASICKAALDVLVQISSHQPNGKTLVDAGAVPVMVEALFIRKIDDEPMGSKTEAAAVLANIVKSGMNPEAIVVNKEGHVITSKYSVYNFAHMLRCSMPDDLNLNILRVLLALTALPKPLATVVSVMKEQDSSQTVIEFMGSPSEALGIAATKLLTALSPQMGHTIAEKLCKVPGQLGRLIRSISQLGRITERHAVSATLLSKLPYQHLTLNLALLHQNAVPTMLAKIEEMQRGGMRASRHAKPYLEGLVGSLVRLTTTLHDQDVLMAAMDHNFTSVLTDLLVRSSGSDEVQRLAAVGLENLSQQSANRSKPPSEEQQPKKNILRRLRTGRVHDNQKPPAHGRLCPVHRGVCSPAATFCLVEAGTVECLLGVLESNENSHVVEAALGALCTLMDEGVDVVGGVAVLTEHDTPRHILRLVRQHRNDEQGSGAVLRRCFWALESFLENGGDRCVKEVTSDRALPSALVGAFHKGDTATKQVAESVLRSLHRMPDYSATYMSVEL, encoded by the exons ATGCAG agaagtgagGGACAAGCCCGGAAGGCGGCACTCGCCGAGTCCATAGCGGCAATCTCTGAGGTCATGTCGACAATGGCCTCCGCCGATGTCGGCCAAGAGAAGTTCATGGATGCAGGCAGCCGTCTTCAGCGCGTGCCCCCGGCGACATTGGAGGTGCAGAGGGTGCAGAATTCCCCGACCAACGTGATGCACATAGCCGAATATCTAGCTGCCAATGTCGACCTCGCCAAGGACCTCGTCGCTAGGTGCAGCGCCGTCGCGCAGCAGCTCATGGATGAAGACCTCCAGAGCATAACCGAGGACCTTGAAAATGTGATAAAGAACATCGGTCATGAGCTCGGCCGGATACCCGCTTCAGCATTTGGTAGCAACAGGTGTGCGGATGCAGCAGCCGGCACGCACCTTCAGGTCACTGCAAACGGGCAGCATCCTAATGATCAGCGTTCCTGTGATGGCTATTCTGAGGGCGACATGACGATAGTTGTGGCAAATGATAGGCCCAAGAGAAGAGCACTGCACGACGGCGACATGCCAAGGTTGGTAGACTTCCTGCAGGGAATGTACCATGAGTCTCACGAGTTCGGTGGGCAGTCGTTCAGTTCACTCCCTGAAGTCGCAGAGTATGTTGAGCCGCTGTATGATTCTTTCTTCTGCCCACTCACAAATAAGGTCATGGTCGATCCCGTGACTACCGAAAGCGGAGTAACATATGACAGGAGAACCATTGAGGAGTACTTTGACAGTTTAACGGATGATTCTGAACCTGTGATCTGCCCGGTTACGAAAATTGCGATGCAGAGCAAGACTCTGAGGACTAATGTTCCACTCAAGAGCACAATCGCGGAATGGATTATGAGGAATGAAGCAACACGGATCAGAATCGCACGTACTGCTCTCTCACTGGCAAGGACGGAGGCTATGATACTTGAAGCCATACATGAGCTGAAGCTGCTTGCCAGGACGAGGAGAAAGAACAGGGAGCAGATGCACAAGATTGGCATAACCAAGTTCCTTGCACGTCTGTTAGAGCACAAGGATGCACTGATACGCTGTGACTCACTGGAGCTCCTCTGCCTGCTGGTCGAAGATGAGCCAGGAAAG GAAATCATAGCAAAAACCAGGGCTGTCTCAAGGACAATAAAGCTGCTTTCTAGTAGTAGTTCGGATGAAAGACATGCAGCTATCTGTTTCTTGCTAGAGCTTTCAAAATCAGAGTTACTGTTAGAAAACATCGGGTCAACTGCTGGAAGCAtattaattctgatcacgatgaaattCAACAACTCCGATGATCCGATTACTTCAGAGAAGGCCGGAGAGGTCCTCCAGAACCTGGAGAAATGCCCAAAGAATATCAAGTACATGGCTGAAAGTGGCTACTTGGACCCTCTCCAAAGGCATCTCGTTGAAG GGTCGGAAGATGTGCAGATGGAGATGGTGGGTTACCTCGGCGAACTAGTTCAGAAGCAGGAGATGACCATCAACATTGCCGGGAGCGCATCGGAGATACTTATCAAGATGGTGCACAGCGGCAATGCTAGTATCTGCAAGGCGGCGCTTGATGTCCTGGTCCAAATATCTTCTCACCAGCCCAACGGCAAGACACTTGTGGACGCAGGCGCTGTTCCAGTCATGGTTGAGGCGCTCTTCATCCGAAAAATCGATGATGAGCCCATGGGATCCAAAACCGAGGCTGCAGCAGTACTTGCCAACATCGTCAAATCTGGCATGAACCCAGAGGCCATTGTTGTCAACAAGGAAGGTCATGTTATCACCTCCAAGTACTCGGTTTACAACTTCGCACACATGCTCAGGTGCTCCATGCCCGACGATCTCAACCTCAACATTTTGCGCGTGCTGCTCGCGCTCACCGCGCTCCCCAAGCCGCTCGCCACGGTGGTCTCAGTCATGAAGGAGCAAGATAGCAGCCAGACCGTGATCGAGTTCATGGGTTCACCTAGCGAGGCGCTTGGCATTGCTGCGACAAAGCTGCTCACTGCATTGTCCCCACAGATGGGGCACACCATTGCCGAGAAGCTGTGCAAGGTGCCTGGGCAGCTGGGCAGGCTGATCAGGAGCATCAGCCAGTTGGGGCGGATCACAGAGCGGCATGCCGTTTCTGCGACGCTCCTGTCAAAGCTGCCCTATCAGCATCTGACACTCAACCTCGCGCTGCTGCACCAGAACGCAGTACCGACCATGCTGGCCAAGATAGAGGAGATGCAGCGTGGCGGGATGCGGGCGAGCCGCCATGCGAAGCCATACTTGGAGGGCCTCGTGGGCTCGCTCGTCCGGCTAACAACGACGCTGCACGATCAGGATGTGCTCATGGCAGCCATGGACCATAACTTCACCTCGGTGCTCACCGATCTGCTGGTCCGGTCGTCAGGCAGCGATGaggtgcagcggctcgcggcgGTCGGCCTCGAGAACCTCAGCCAGCAGTCAGCGAACCGCTCGAAGCCTCCGTCAGAGGAACAGCAGCCCAAGAAGAACATTCTCCGGCGCCTGCGCACCGGCCGGGTGCACGACAACCAGAAACCACCTGCACACGGCCGTCTCTGCCCCGTGCACCGTGGTGTGTGCTCTCCGGCTGCCACGTTTTGCCTGGTGGAGGCCGGCACGGTCGAGTGCCTCCTCGGCGTCCTGGAGAGCAACGAGAACAGCCATGTGGTCGAGGCCGCGCTGGGCGCGCTCTGCACGCTCATGGACGAAGGCGTGGACGTGGTGGGCGGCGTGGCTGTGCTCACAGAGCACGACACGCCGCGGCATATTCTGCGACTCGTGCGGCAGCACCGCAACGACGAGCAGGGCAGCGGCGCGGTGCTGCGGCGGTGCTTCTGGGCCCTGGAGAGCTTCctcgagaacggcggcgaccggTGCGTCAAGGAGGTGACCTCGGACCGCGCCCTGCCGAGCGCGCTGGTTGGCGCCTTCCACAAGGGCGACACCGCCACCAAGCAGGTCGCCGAGAGCGTGCTCCGGAGCCTGCACCGGATGCCGGACTACTCGGCCACCTACATGTCCGTCGAGCTGTAG
- the LOC119337578 gene encoding transcription factor bHLH49-like, translating to METNEKNAADLEEKNQPSGHSQQPSFHGPGFSLSPEAQMDSSSSALAAMGNPFPPGLWNPPGQNFGLGETNTNAMLNGHQFSSFLGMLSAATPAYPGAQSGFMDCGTGFPGLSANSLGAMMDHPFSRNPPMGSFQNDIETSREMNVDEGCKDALLTGDRQQGDTESSHGVDASSKELSKPECSGGAGQDEGPSVSCPKKRKRPSQDRGVKNVQEGSQQLATLAAKQEKDDDDKDEPKRPIGTSRKSNGKQTEDKSDAPKEDYIHIRARSGQATNSHSLAERVRREKISERMKFLQDLVPGCSKVIGKAVMLDEIINYVQSLQRQVEFLSMKLSAVNPALXXXXXXXXXXQLFQSQGTASSTFGFLPDIGHQFLHPPKHSQAALHSIVNPADAFGRVTNAPVGCTFKEATHQVPNSFDGEFHNVIGMPFTLFNDQESNGKP from the exons ATGGAGACGAATGAGAAGAACGCCGCCGATTTGGAGGAGAAGAACCAGCCCAGCGGGCACAGCCAGCAGCCGAGCTTCCACGGACCGGGGTTCTCGCTCTCGCCGGAAGCTCAGATGGATTCTTCCAGCAGTGCGCTGGCCGCCATGGGGAATCCGTTCCCTCCTGGCTTATGGAACCCACCTGGCCAGAACTTCGGGTTGGGGGAGACCAACACGAACGCTATGCTGAATGGACACCAGTTCTCCTCGTTTTTGGGGATGCTGTCAGCAGCGACGCCCGCATATCCCGGCGCCCAGTCGGGGTTCATGGATTGCGGAACAGGGTTTCCTGGCTTAAGTGCAAACAGTCTTGGAGCCATGATGGATCACCCTTTTTCCAGGAACCCTCCTATGGGTAGTTTCCAAAACGATATTGAGACGTCTAGGGAGATGAATGTGGACGAAGGTTGCAAGGATGCATTATTGACTGGTGATAGGCAGCAAGGAGATACCGAGAGTTCACATGGTGTTGATGCCTCTAGCAAGGAGTTAAGCAAGCCGGAGTGCAGTGGTGGTGCTGGTCAGGATGAAGGGCCTAGTGTCTCTTGTCCCAAGAAGAGGAAAAGACCAAGCCAG GATCGTGGGGTGAAGAATGTACAAGAAGGAAGCCAGCAATTGGCAACTCTGGCTGCAAAGCAGGAGAAAGATGATGATGACAAAGATGAACCAAAGAGGCCTATTGGGACATCCAGAAAGTCCAACGGTAAGCAAACTGAGGATAAATCTGATGCGCCAAAGGAAGATTACATTCATATAAGAGCTCGAAGTGGCCAGGCTACAAACAGCCATAGTCTTGCAGAAAGG GTTCGGAGGGAAAAGATTAGTGAAAGGATGAAATTTCTTCAGGACCTTGTTCCTGGTTGTAGTAAA GTCATTGGCAAAGCCGTTATGCTGGATGAGATAATCAATTATGTTCAATCATTACAGCGGCAAGTTGAG TTTTTGTCAATGAAACTTTCAGCTGTCAATCCAGCGCTANNNNNNNNNNNNNNNNNNNNNNNNNNNN TACAGTTATTTCAGTCTCAAGGAACTGCATCGTCTACCTTTGGCTTCTTACCAGACATTGGCCATCAATTTTTGCATCCACCAAAACATTCTCAAGCTGCGTTGCACAGCATCGTAAATCCTGCCGATGCATTTGGAAGAGTAACAAATGCTCCGGTAGGATGTACATTCAAAGAGGCCACACATCAG GTGCCCAATAGTTTTGATGGAGAGTTCCACAACGTAATCGGGATGCCTTTTACCCTTTTTAACGACCAAGAATCAAATGGTAAACCATGA